From Acinetobacter suaedae, one genomic window encodes:
- a CDS encoding thiamine pyrophosphate-binding protein: protein MTERVNVGEAIARVLEAHQVDSIYGVISIHNLPIADAVGRREKIRFVAARGEAGAVTMADGHSRFKGLGVALTSTGAGAGNAVGSLIEAMNAGSPVLHLTGQVEREYLDRDASFIHETKDQLTFLRASSKAAFRITSPDNAVGVIREAIRVATTVPMGPVSVELPIDVQAAEIDLPLNLGPVKAMELPQADQVEVDLIIDEIKKAKRPIFWIGGGTLNSVDEVKAIADLGIPVVSSTHARGVLADDHPRSLGAFHNSAGVEQLLKDADLLVVVGSRLRSNETKTYSVQFPENIIQVDANPVAQQRNYKIRNFICGDAKDVLQRVLTGLAGVSKIDADYDAAVVDSKQAAINALRTQLDQYALICDHLRAALPQDGIFVRDITMSGSTWGSRLFPVQAPNQNIHSLAGAIGLGLATAIGASVANPDKKVIGLVGDGGLMLGIGEIATMAQENTNMVLMIMNDGGYGVMRGIQNNYFGGRQYFNELHTPDYQALGEAMGVKSWKVGSADEFKTVIQQAVDFQGPSVIELDMHSIGPLNFAGPPQKKLY from the coding sequence ATGACAGAACGTGTAAATGTAGGCGAAGCAATCGCTCGTGTTTTAGAGGCGCACCAAGTTGATAGTATCTACGGCGTTATTTCAATTCACAACTTGCCAATTGCTGATGCAGTCGGTCGTCGTGAAAAAATTCGTTTCGTCGCAGCACGTGGTGAAGCAGGTGCGGTGACGATGGCAGATGGTCATTCACGCTTTAAAGGTTTAGGTGTCGCCTTGACCAGTACTGGTGCAGGTGCAGGGAATGCTGTGGGTTCATTGATTGAAGCAATGAATGCGGGCAGTCCAGTATTGCATTTAACAGGTCAAGTTGAGCGTGAATATTTAGATCGTGATGCAAGTTTTATCCATGAAACCAAAGATCAACTGACTTTCTTACGTGCATCGAGCAAAGCTGCTTTTCGTATTACCAGCCCTGATAATGCAGTTGGCGTGATTCGTGAAGCGATTCGTGTCGCAACGACTGTGCCTATGGGGCCAGTCAGTGTTGAGCTACCGATTGATGTGCAAGCAGCAGAAATTGATTTACCACTGAATCTAGGTCCAGTCAAAGCGATGGAATTACCTCAAGCAGATCAAGTTGAAGTTGATTTGATCATTGATGAAATCAAAAAAGCCAAACGTCCAATTTTTTGGATCGGTGGTGGAACGCTCAATAGTGTGGATGAAGTCAAAGCGATTGCTGACTTGGGTATTCCAGTGGTGTCTTCAACCCATGCGCGTGGTGTGCTAGCAGATGACCATCCACGTAGCCTAGGTGCATTCCATAACTCAGCAGGCGTTGAACAACTTTTAAAAGATGCCGATTTATTGGTTGTTGTTGGTTCTCGCTTACGTAGTAACGAAACCAAAACCTATTCAGTGCAGTTCCCTGAAAATATTATTCAAGTTGATGCTAATCCTGTTGCACAACAACGTAATTACAAAATTCGTAATTTCATTTGTGGTGATGCCAAAGATGTGTTGCAACGTGTTCTCACAGGTTTAGCAGGCGTATCTAAAATAGATGCTGATTATGATGCAGCAGTTGTTGATTCAAAACAGGCAGCAATCAATGCTTTACGTACACAGCTTGATCAATATGCTTTGATCTGTGATCACCTTCGTGCAGCACTGCCACAAGATGGCATTTTTGTTCGTGATATTACGATGTCAGGCAGTACCTGGGGCAGTCGTTTATTCCCAGTACAAGCACCAAACCAAAATATTCACTCTTTAGCAGGGGCGATTGGTCTAGGTCTGGCAACCGCAATTGGTGCCTCAGTTGCCAATCCTGACAAAAAAGTGATTGGTTTAGTCGGTGATGGTGGTTTGATGCTCGGGATTGGTGAGATTGCGACGATGGCGCAAGAAAATACCAATATGGTACTGATGATCATGAATGATGGTGGTTATGGGGTTATGCGCGGTATTCAAAATAATTACTTCGGTGGTCGTCAGTATTTTAACGAATTACACACACCTGATTACCAAGCATTGGGTGAGGCGATGGGCGTGAAAAGCTGGAAAGTCGGCAGTGCAGATGAGTTTAAAACGGTGATTCAGCAAGCAGTTGATTTCCAAGGACCAAGCGTCATTGAACTAGATATGCATTCAATTGGACCACTCAACTTTGCAGGTCCTCCACAGAAGAAATTGTATTAA
- the purB gene encoding adenylosuccinate lyase: MNALTALSPLDGRYASKCDALRPFLSEFGLIHARVTVEVRWLQALANRAEIIEVPAFSAETNAALDAIVADFSEEDANRIKEIERTTNHDVKAVEYFLKEKIANIEELKNAGEFIHFACTSEDINNLSHALMLKNGREVLVASMKQILNAISALATTHAEQPMLSRTHGQTASPTTLGKEMANVAYRLARQIKQFENVELLGKINGAVGNYNAHLSAYPEIDWAAHAQAFVESLGLSFNPYTTQIEPHDYMAELFDALRRYNTILIDFNRDVWGYISLGYFKQKLKDGEVGSSTMPHKVNPIDFENSEGNLGIANAVLGHLGEKLPISRWQRDLTDSTVLRNMGVGFAQSLIAFDACLKGIGKLELNANRLNEDLDQAQEVLAEPIQTVMRRYNVEKPYEKLKALTRGQAMTRDMMVNFVKGDELAQVPAEERDRLAELTPATYTGNAAEQAKQINELISKI; the protein is encoded by the coding sequence ATGAATGCTTTAACCGCACTCTCACCACTTGATGGACGTTATGCAAGCAAATGCGATGCATTACGCCCTTTTTTGTCTGAGTTTGGTTTAATCCACGCTCGTGTCACTGTTGAAGTGCGTTGGTTACAAGCACTTGCAAATCGTGCAGAAATTATCGAAGTACCAGCTTTCTCTGCTGAAACCAATGCCGCTTTAGATGCGATTGTTGCTGATTTCTCTGAAGAAGATGCCAATCGTATTAAAGAGATCGAACGTACAACTAATCACGATGTAAAAGCAGTTGAATATTTCCTTAAGGAAAAAATTGCCAACATCGAAGAATTAAAAAATGCAGGTGAATTTATTCATTTCGCATGTACTTCTGAAGACATCAACAACTTGTCTCATGCATTGATGCTCAAAAATGGTCGTGAAGTTTTAGTTGCAAGCATGAAGCAAATTCTGAACGCAATTTCAGCTTTAGCTACAACACATGCTGAACAACCAATGTTGTCTCGTACACATGGTCAAACAGCTAGCCCAACTACTTTGGGTAAAGAAATGGCGAACGTTGCTTATCGTTTAGCGCGCCAAATCAAGCAATTTGAAAATGTTGAATTATTGGGCAAAATCAATGGTGCTGTAGGTAACTACAATGCTCACCTTTCTGCTTATCCAGAAATTGATTGGGCTGCACATGCGCAAGCATTTGTTGAGTCTTTAGGTTTAAGCTTCAACCCATACACCACACAAATTGAGCCACATGATTACATGGCTGAATTGTTTGATGCATTACGTCGTTATAACACGATCTTGATCGACTTTAACCGTGATGTTTGGGGTTATATCTCGCTTGGTTATTTCAAGCAAAAATTAAAAGACGGTGAAGTTGGTTCTTCAACCATGCCTCATAAAGTAAACCCAATTGACTTCGAAAACTCAGAAGGTAACTTAGGTATCGCAAATGCGGTATTGGGTCACTTAGGTGAAAAACTTCCGATTTCTCGTTGGCAGCGCGACCTAACAGACTCAACTGTGCTTCGTAACATGGGTGTTGGTTTTGCACAAAGCTTGATTGCTTTTGATGCTTGCTTAAAGGGTATTGGTAAACTTGAACTCAATGCGAACCGTTTAAATGAAGATTTAGACCAAGCACAAGAAGTTCTTGCTGAGCCAATCCAAACCGTTATGCGTCGTTATAACGTTGAAAAACCTTACGAAAAACTAAAAGCACTTACTCGTGGTCAAGCAATGACTCGCGACATGATGGTGAACTTCGTTAAAGGCGATGAACTAGCACAAGTTCCAGCGGAAGAACGTGATCGTTTAGCAGAACTTACACCTGCAACTTATACAGGTAATGCAGCTGAGCAAGCAAAACAAATTAATGAATTGATCAGCAAAATCTAA
- the hflD gene encoding high frequency lysogenization protein HflD has product MAEFPFQPNQALNVQQNRALALAAVFQATQLTHMTAMSGQQSIGESGNFYFELLVKASLNIRPTNNNAKQTLDFFNQLADISLGLKTLEGCITQPFNTAPKSRIPKLSNTKLPMSYAMALLQLEKKVYSNPEYVKIIEKSQQKILKQLSFFDNNYLHPSVIASLAQTYVETAGQINPRILVRGNAEAFKDINHTNRIRACLFTGIQLAHLWRQLGGSSWTMVFRKRKLLNDIQALARLQYQVV; this is encoded by the coding sequence ATGGCGGAGTTCCCATTTCAGCCCAACCAAGCGTTGAATGTTCAACAAAACCGTGCTTTGGCATTGGCTGCAGTTTTTCAGGCAACCCAGTTGACACATATGACAGCCATGTCTGGTCAACAAAGTATTGGGGAAAGTGGTAACTTCTATTTTGAACTCCTCGTCAAAGCCAGCCTAAATATCCGTCCAACAAATAATAATGCAAAACAGACCTTAGATTTTTTTAACCAGCTTGCAGATATTTCTTTAGGATTAAAAACATTAGAAGGCTGTATTACCCAGCCTTTCAATACTGCTCCAAAATCCAGAATCCCTAAACTCAGTAACACCAAACTGCCAATGTCTTATGCAATGGCATTGTTGCAGTTGGAAAAAAAGGTTTATAGCAACCCCGAATACGTTAAAATTATTGAAAAATCTCAACAAAAAATCCTCAAACAGTTGTCTTTTTTCGATAACAACTATTTGCATCCAAGTGTGATTGCCAGTTTGGCACAAACATATGTTGAAACTGCTGGGCAAATCAATCCACGTATTCTCGTTCGTGGTAATGCTGAAGCATTTAAAGATATTAATCATACCAATCGAATCCGAGCATGTTTATTTACGGGCATACAATTGGCGCATTTATGGCGACAACTCGGTGGTAGTTCATGGACGATGGTTTTCAGAAAACGTAAGTTGTTGAACGATATTCAAGCTCTCGCTCGTTTGCAGTATCAGGTGGTTTAA
- the mnmA gene encoding tRNA 2-thiouridine(34) synthase MnmA, giving the protein MQQRVIVGMSGGVDSSVSAALLLQQGYQVEGLFMKNWEEDDGTEYCTALEDLADAQAVADKIGIKLHTANFAMEYWDRVFEHFLAEYAAGRTPNPDILCNKEIKFRAFLDHAITLGADFIATGHYARRGASTQNSRGETYAPLLRGVDNNKDQTYFLHAVHGREINKTLFPVGEIEKPQVRKIAEELDLATAKKKDSTGICFIGERRFSDFLKQYLPAQAGKIVLDNGKEVGEHHGLMYYTLGQRGGIGIGGMKGAQEGAWFVLHKDVANNRLVIGQGHEHPLMQSTQLWSESIDWVAGEQEIPTSGFRCTAKTRYRQPDQACTIYRDDHNENGIRVEFDEPQRAVTPGQSVVFYSGEVCLGGGVIHHTNAPQPDFI; this is encoded by the coding sequence ATGCAACAACGTGTCATCGTCGGTATGTCTGGTGGTGTAGACTCCTCTGTTTCTGCCGCGCTTTTACTTCAACAAGGATATCAAGTTGAAGGTCTTTTCATGAAAAACTGGGAAGAAGATGATGGTACGGAATACTGCACAGCACTTGAAGACTTGGCGGATGCACAAGCCGTAGCAGATAAAATCGGGATCAAACTGCATACAGCAAATTTTGCAATGGAATACTGGGATCGTGTATTCGAGCATTTCTTAGCAGAATATGCCGCTGGTCGCACGCCTAACCCTGATATTCTCTGTAATAAAGAAATCAAATTCCGCGCATTCCTTGATCATGCGATAACATTGGGTGCTGACTTCATTGCAACCGGTCATTACGCACGTCGTGGTGCGAGTACGCAAAATTCACGTGGTGAAACTTACGCGCCATTACTACGCGGCGTTGATAATAATAAAGATCAAACCTATTTCTTACATGCAGTGCATGGCCGTGAAATCAACAAGACGCTGTTCCCTGTTGGTGAAATTGAAAAACCTCAAGTTCGAAAAATCGCTGAAGAACTAGATTTAGCAACAGCCAAGAAAAAAGATTCAACGGGGATCTGTTTTATTGGTGAGCGTCGTTTTAGTGATTTCTTAAAACAATACCTCCCTGCCCAAGCTGGAAAAATTGTCTTAGACAACGGCAAAGAAGTTGGTGAACATCACGGCTTAATGTACTATACGCTGGGTCAACGTGGTGGGATTGGTATCGGTGGTATGAAAGGTGCACAAGAAGGTGCATGGTTCGTACTACATAAAGATGTTGCCAATAACCGACTAGTGATTGGTCAAGGCCATGAACATCCATTGATGCAAAGTACGCAACTTTGGAGCGAGTCGATTGACTGGGTTGCAGGTGAACAGGAAATTCCAACATCAGGTTTCCGATGCACTGCCAAAACGCGTTATCGACAACCTGATCAAGCGTGTACAATTTATCGTGATGATCATAACGAAAATGGTATTCGTGTTGAATTTGACGAACCACAAAGAGCCGTTACTCCTGGGCAAAGTGTGGTGTTTTACTCAGGAGAGGTCTGTTTAGGTGGTGGCGTGATTCACCACACCAATGCACCTCAACCCGATTTTATCTAA
- a CDS encoding NUDIX hydrolase, giving the protein MTAWTPHVTVATVVEKDGRFLFVEEHSEGYVHTVFNQPAGHVECGETIIEAAIRETLEETGHHVEIDHLLGIYTYTPPMFPDRTYYRFCFLAHVTSVEENAQLDTGIVSAVWMNLDELQETARARSPLVLKAVQDALAGKKYPLSLIYEHPFSPSLTSHLDA; this is encoded by the coding sequence ATGACCGCTTGGACACCTCATGTCACAGTCGCCACTGTTGTCGAAAAAGACGGACGTTTTTTGTTTGTCGAAGAACACAGTGAGGGCTATGTACATACTGTGTTTAACCAACCTGCTGGTCATGTCGAATGCGGTGAAACCATTATCGAGGCAGCGATCCGTGAGACCTTAGAAGAAACAGGTCATCATGTAGAAATAGATCACTTGCTCGGTATCTATACCTATACACCTCCAATGTTTCCAGATCGTACCTATTACCGTTTTTGCTTTTTAGCGCATGTCACTTCAGTTGAAGAAAATGCGCAACTGGATACAGGTATTGTCAGTGCAGTATGGATGAACTTGGATGAGCTACAAGAAACAGCTCGTGCACGTAGCCCATTGGTTTTAAAAGCTGTTCAAGATGCCCTCGCTGGCAAGAAATATCCTTTATCGCTTATTTATGAGCACCCTTTTTCTCCCTCATTAACTTCTCATTTGGATGCTTAA
- a CDS encoding gamma carbonic anhydrase family protein: MTKNIRSYLDQTPDIDASCYIDDMSVVIGDVKLAENVSVWPFAVIRGDVNSIQIGKNSNVQDHCMLHVSHKNQSKPNGSPLVIGEDVTVGHHVTLHGCTIGNRVLIGINTVILDDVIIEDDVMIGAGSLVPPRKVLKSGYLYVGSPVQQVRPLTDKEKAFLPYSARNYVKVKNDYKNQVTA, from the coding sequence ATGACTAAAAACATTCGCTCTTATTTAGACCAAACACCTGATATTGATGCAAGCTGTTATATTGACGATATGTCAGTCGTGATTGGTGATGTCAAATTAGCTGAGAATGTTTCGGTTTGGCCCTTTGCGGTCATTCGTGGCGACGTAAACTCAATTCAGATTGGCAAAAATAGTAATGTACAGGATCATTGTATGTTGCATGTCAGCCATAAAAATCAATCTAAACCAAACGGTTCACCTTTAGTGATTGGTGAAGATGTGACTGTTGGGCATCATGTGACTTTACATGGTTGTACCATTGGTAATCGTGTCCTGATCGGCATTAATACTGTCATTTTAGATGACGTGATTATTGAAGATGATGTGATGATCGGTGCAGGTAGTCTTGTTCCTCCCCGTAAAGTCTTAAAAAGTGGTTATCTGTATGTGGGTAGTCCAGTACAGCAAGTCCGCCCTCTCACAGATAAAGAAAAAGCATTTTTACCTTATTCGGCGCGTAATTATGTGAAAGTGAAGAATGATTATAAAAATCAAGTAACCGCATAA
- the dacC gene encoding D-alanyl-D-alanine carboxypeptidase PBP5/6 — MTRKSALAALLLLPSFSYAATVLSAPPELNNKSYVLMDYETGQILAAKNENEKLAPASMTKMMTSFIIEQKLLQGKLTEDEHVRMNESAWCRGSSAESCMYVPLNGTATVLEMLRGIIVQSGNDASKAMAEHIAGNEGTFAHMMNQEAKRLGMTNTNFVNSTGMPAEGHYSTAKDMAILAQHIIKDSSKYYPIYSEKEFTFNGIKQGNRNALLYTDPSVDGLKTGHTSEAGFCLTTSSKRGPMRLISVIFGTPSMNERANQTRALLAWGFANFETANVQPANQAIAKAKVWFGKQDEVQIGLAENFNVTMPKGQADKIKTQLVVQPQLNAPLAQGQVVGKLVASLDGKVIAEKPLVALKPVEEAGFFARMIDRIKLFFSSFF; from the coding sequence ATGACTCGAAAAAGCGCTCTTGCTGCATTATTACTTTTGCCAAGCTTTTCATATGCAGCGACTGTCCTATCTGCTCCACCAGAATTAAATAATAAATCCTATGTATTAATGGATTATGAAACTGGACAGATTCTCGCTGCAAAAAATGAAAATGAAAAACTTGCACCCGCATCTATGACGAAAATGATGACAAGTTTCATCATTGAACAAAAATTATTACAAGGCAAATTAACTGAAGATGAACATGTGCGTATGAATGAATCAGCTTGGTGCCGTGGCAGCAGCGCTGAATCTTGTATGTATGTTCCGTTAAATGGCACTGCGACTGTATTGGAAATGCTACGCGGCATTATCGTTCAATCGGGTAATGATGCATCAAAAGCAATGGCTGAACACATTGCGGGCAATGAAGGTACATTTGCTCACATGATGAACCAAGAAGCCAAACGTCTTGGTATGACCAATACCAACTTCGTGAACTCAACGGGTATGCCTGCTGAAGGTCATTATTCGACTGCTAAAGATATGGCGATCTTGGCTCAGCATATTATTAAAGATAGTTCGAAATATTACCCAATTTATTCTGAAAAAGAATTTACCTTTAATGGGATCAAACAAGGTAACCGTAACGCTTTGCTCTATACAGACCCAAGTGTTGATGGTTTAAAAACAGGTCACACCAGTGAAGCAGGCTTCTGCTTAACAACCTCAAGCAAACGTGGTCCGATGCGTTTGATCTCGGTGATCTTTGGTACACCAAGCATGAACGAACGTGCAAATCAAACACGTGCGTTGTTAGCTTGGGGCTTTGCAAACTTTGAAACCGCAAATGTCCAACCTGCAAACCAAGCAATTGCCAAAGCAAAAGTCTGGTTTGGTAAGCAAGATGAAGTACAAATTGGTCTAGCTGAAAACTTCAATGTGACGATGCCGAAAGGTCAAGCTGATAAAATCAAAACACAACTTGTGGTTCAACCACAGCTCAACGCACCTTTGGCTCAAGGTCAAGTCGTTGGGAAATTAGTTGCAAGTCTTGATGGTAAAGTCATCGCTGAAAAACCTTTGGTTGCACTCAAACCTGTTGAAGAAGCTGGCTTCTTCGCGCGTATGATTGATCGTATCAAGCTATTCTTTAGCAGCTTTTTCTAA
- a CDS encoding MCR_0457 family protein, translated as MKKNVFKTLSLSLLIASSALASTVFAANAKQESENIDVTATVQSTTQEELAAIYVLSEICPSLIEQDKKFDQGYERLVKEYLPKESKAVNVLNTRAKAKDFQKFLVEARKDASAASQAQNRQICEDVRNYK; from the coding sequence ATGAAGAAAAATGTTTTTAAAACACTAAGTTTGTCTTTGTTGATTGCTTCAAGTGCACTGGCATCTACTGTTTTTGCCGCTAATGCGAAACAGGAATCAGAAAATATTGATGTCACCGCAACCGTACAAAGTACTACTCAGGAAGAGCTTGCGGCAATCTATGTACTCTCAGAAATTTGCCCAAGTTTAATTGAGCAAGATAAAAAGTTCGATCAAGGTTACGAACGCTTAGTCAAAGAATACTTACCTAAAGAATCCAAAGCTGTAAATGTATTGAATACACGCGCAAAAGCTAAAGATTTCCAAAAATTCCTCGTTGAAGCACGTAAAGATGCAAGCGCAGCATCTCAAGCGCAAAATCGTCAAATTTGTGAAGATGTTCGAAATTATAAATGA
- a CDS encoding VOC family protein: protein MKTKFSGGVDIALKLPPHQFEATVAFYRDVLGLKQITDKGSEIGFEFGPVKLWIDTAPKISQAELWLELFTDNFSEAAKYLSEAGIVRCDEIEPLPEGFKGGWISSPANIVHMVREPDAW from the coding sequence ATGAAAACTAAATTTAGTGGTGGAGTTGATATTGCACTGAAACTTCCACCACACCAATTTGAAGCAACTGTTGCTTTTTATCGTGATGTGCTTGGTCTTAAACAAATTACGGATAAAGGATCAGAGATTGGTTTTGAATTTGGTCCAGTAAAATTATGGATCGATACTGCACCTAAAATAAGTCAGGCAGAGCTTTGGTTAGAACTATTTACTGATAATTTCTCTGAGGCAGCGAAATATCTTAGTGAGGCAGGCATTGTACGTTGTGATGAAATTGAACCCTTGCCAGAAGGATTTAAAGGAGGGTGGATTAGCAGTCCAGCCAATATTGTTCACATGGTTAGAGAACCTGATGCTTGGTAA
- a CDS encoding MCR_0457 family protein: MRHLSKFIRIIGVSFSLFTAQAIFAEAISVQEADALIKDDIANAQVLIEMCPKLIGKNAKFDQNINQIIASYLEGYSNQSASLQSLQTDSDFKISLKEARAAAKEIDQAEQKSVCEDVLNFEG, translated from the coding sequence ATGAGACATTTATCTAAATTTATTCGTATTATTGGGGTTAGCTTCTCACTTTTTACGGCTCAAGCAATTTTTGCAGAAGCAATTTCGGTTCAAGAAGCAGATGCACTGATTAAAGACGATATTGCCAATGCTCAAGTTCTCATCGAAATGTGCCCAAAACTGATTGGGAAAAATGCTAAATTTGATCAAAATATCAATCAAATTATTGCATCATATTTAGAAGGTTATTCAAACCAATCAGCATCATTGCAAAGTCTACAAACAGATAGTGATTTTAAAATATCATTAAAAGAGGCTCGTGCAGCAGCAAAAGAGATTGATCAAGCTGAGCAAAAATCGGTCTGTGAAGATGTACTCAATTTTGAAGGTTAA
- the surE gene encoding 5'/3'-nucleotidase SurE → MNILIANDDGVFAPGLQALAQALKSLGRVVVVAPESERSGYSSALTLDRPLRPVQISKDVWAVNGTPADCVYLSMNGLFDFEFDLVVSGINCGANLGDDVLYSGTVGAAFEGRLMKHPAIAVSLAGSNVRSYEQPQDYARAAQWVHDFIAQGLPILPPRHIFNINIPDVEHIKGTKVTYQGRRGQSKPISSHVDPRGRQVFWIGLAGEAVLERQPASRSHIQSDFFAVSNGYVSITPIQMDATNYEVLDNLHNHVNG, encoded by the coding sequence GTGAATATTTTAATAGCAAATGATGATGGTGTTTTTGCACCAGGGCTACAAGCTTTGGCTCAGGCATTAAAATCGTTAGGTCGTGTTGTTGTGGTTGCACCTGAAAGTGAGCGAAGTGGTTATTCAAGTGCATTAACATTAGATCGTCCTTTGCGACCTGTCCAGATTTCTAAGGATGTATGGGCGGTAAATGGCACACCTGCCGATTGTGTCTATTTGTCGATGAATGGTTTATTTGATTTTGAGTTTGATCTTGTCGTAAGCGGTATCAATTGCGGTGCGAATTTAGGGGATGATGTACTTTATTCGGGTACTGTGGGGGCAGCATTTGAGGGGCGTTTGATGAAACATCCAGCAATTGCAGTGTCACTTGCAGGATCGAATGTGCGCTCCTATGAGCAGCCGCAAGATTATGCCCGAGCTGCACAATGGGTGCATGATTTTATTGCTCAAGGTTTACCAATTTTACCGCCTCGTCATATTTTTAATATTAATATTCCTGATGTAGAACACATCAAAGGGACTAAAGTAACCTATCAAGGACGCCGAGGCCAATCGAAACCGATTAGTAGTCATGTTGATCCTCGCGGCCGCCAAGTGTTTTGGATTGGTTTGGCAGGAGAGGCTGTACTTGAGCGACAACCTGCATCGAGAAGTCATATTCAATCTGACTTTTTTGCGGTGTCAAATGGTTATGTAAGCATTACACCAATTCAAATGGATGCGACTAACTATGAGGTGTTAGATAATTTGCATAATCATGTGAATGGTTAG
- a CDS encoding peptidoglycan DD-metalloendopeptidase family protein yields the protein MHLNHVSIFQSKKLIKTIVLSTAVVTAAVISGCASKPQVAGGASYANAPNYYTVRSGDTLSGIANRYGMNYLDIAALNGIAPPYRIYVNQSLRLKGSAAQRTTSTQAMNQAAPIQRQSINLPTQQQVAPPVKPVTPVQPQRPVVPVNPPSTLASGLRWVKPSNGPVIEGFNLASNVKGTRYGGNVGDPVFAAANGQVVYAADGLKEYGNLVLVKHVDGYITAYAHNSKMLVKSGDNVTAGQKIAEMGSSGASRVMLEFQVRLDGKPVNPTTVVPN from the coding sequence ATGCACTTAAACCACGTCTCGATTTTTCAGTCAAAAAAATTGATCAAAACAATCGTATTGTCTACAGCGGTTGTTACGGCGGCTGTTATTAGCGGTTGTGCATCTAAACCTCAAGTCGCTGGAGGGGCAAGTTATGCAAATGCCCCGAATTATTATACGGTTCGTTCTGGTGATACATTGAGTGGCATTGCAAATCGTTATGGTATGAATTACCTCGATATTGCAGCTCTAAATGGTATTGCTCCACCATATCGGATTTACGTAAATCAATCTTTGCGTTTAAAAGGCTCGGCTGCTCAGCGTACAACTTCAACACAAGCGATGAATCAGGCTGCACCTATTCAGCGTCAAAGCATTAATTTGCCAACACAACAACAAGTTGCGCCACCCGTTAAACCTGTCACTCCAGTACAGCCGCAACGACCAGTTGTTCCTGTCAACCCACCGTCAACTTTAGCGAGCGGTCTACGTTGGGTAAAACCATCAAATGGTCCTGTGATTGAAGGATTTAATTTGGCGAGTAATGTGAAGGGTACTCGTTATGGTGGTAATGTTGGTGATCCAGTATTCGCAGCTGCAAATGGTCAAGTGGTTTATGCTGCTGATGGTTTAAAAGAATATGGCAATTTGGTCTTAGTGAAGCATGTGGATGGTTATATCACGGCGTATGCACATAATAGTAAAATGTTGGTGAAGAGCGGTGATAATGTGACTGCAGGACAAAAAATTGCAGAAATGGGATCATCTGGGGCTTCACGTGTGATGCTTGAGTTCCAAGTTCGTTTGGATGGTAAACCGGTTAATCCAACGACGGTTGTACCGAACTAG